A window of Polaromonas hydrogenivorans contains these coding sequences:
- a CDS encoding efflux RND transporter periplasmic adaptor subunit gives MSSSPSLNHEPIHPEAGRPLRRARWIGLSVLALLLGGAGVRTYVNAAHAKSVEDRTGRSALRSVLTTQARPGQGLRTVALPATLRGRNEAALYARTNGYVRAWTRDIGDKVSKGDVLALIDTPEVDQDLAQAQATQEQIKARLALAQSSLARWEGLRQRDAVSQQELDERRAAQQQALADLAASQANVRRLRQMHDFGRITAPFDGVVIKRNVEVGALVAAGSAANTKELFYLAQTDVLRLTVAIPQVYAADVAVGKEVSIKLLERPNAPGKGQITRVSGGVDVATRSVQVEVSMDNQRGDFLPGAYVEVALPLSGAAKTLLLSPSTLQFRQDGAQVAVVGEGGKVSLRQVKLGRDLGRSVEVIAGISSKDAVILNPPDTMEEGERVLAQKAPEDKPAPKPAGGASRPAEAKADGDKDAKGGKA, from the coding sequence ATGAGTTCTTCCCCTTCCCTGAATCATGAGCCCATCCATCCTGAAGCGGGCCGCCCGCTGCGCCGGGCGCGCTGGATCGGGCTGAGCGTGCTGGCGCTGCTGCTGGGCGGCGCCGGCGTGCGCACCTATGTCAACGCGGCCCACGCCAAATCCGTGGAGGACCGCACCGGGCGCAGCGCCCTCAGATCGGTGCTGACCACCCAGGCCCGGCCGGGGCAGGGCCTGCGCACGGTGGCCCTGCCGGCCACGCTGCGTGGGCGCAACGAAGCGGCGCTCTATGCGCGCACCAACGGCTATGTCCGGGCCTGGACCAGGGACATCGGCGACAAGGTCAGCAAGGGCGATGTGCTGGCCCTGATCGACACGCCCGAGGTGGACCAGGATCTGGCCCAGGCGCAGGCCACGCAGGAGCAGATCAAGGCCAGACTGGCCCTGGCCCAGTCGTCCCTGGCGCGCTGGGAAGGGCTGCGCCAGCGCGACGCGGTGTCGCAGCAGGAACTCGATGAGCGGCGCGCCGCCCAGCAGCAGGCGCTGGCCGATCTGGCCGCCTCGCAGGCCAATGTGCGGCGCCTGCGGCAGATGCACGACTTCGGCCGCATTACCGCGCCTTTTGACGGGGTGGTGATCAAGCGCAATGTCGAGGTAGGCGCGCTGGTGGCCGCCGGCAGCGCCGCCAATACCAAGGAGCTGTTCTACCTGGCGCAGACCGACGTCCTGCGCCTGACGGTGGCGATTCCGCAGGTCTATGCGGCCGATGTGGCGGTGGGCAAGGAGGTCAGCATCAAGCTGCTGGAGCGCCCGAACGCCCCAGGCAAGGGCCAGATCACCAGGGTTTCGGGCGGGGTGGACGTGGCCACGCGCTCGGTTCAGGTGGAGGTCAGCATGGACAACCAGAGGGGCGACTTTCTGCCCGGCGCCTATGTGGAAGTGGCCCTGCCGCTGAGCGGCGCGGCGAAGACCTTGCTGCTCTCGCCCAGCACTCTGCAGTTCCGCCAGGACGGCGCGCAGGTAGCCGTGGTGGGCGAGGGCGGCAAGGTCAGCCTGCGCCAGGTCAAGCTGGGCCGGGACCTGGGGCGCTCGGTGGAGGTGATTGCGGGCATTTCGTCCAAGGACGCCGTCATCCTGAACCCGCCCGACACGATGGAAGAGGGCGAGCGCGTGCTGGCCCAGAAAGCGCCCGAGGACAAGCCGGCGCCGAAACCGGCAGGCGGCGCCTCGCGCCCTGCCGAGGCCAAGGCTGATGGTGACAAGGACGCCAAGGGTGGCAAGGCATGA
- a CDS encoding efflux transporter outer membrane subunit produces MGRGHRGRQRRQGRWRLRLSLAGLTSLAALALAACGSVVPPPVALGEAPPAWQTPADLASAQGAAPWRLAQPGDGLDKGAWWRLFNDPGLDALQQQARQASPSLQVAAARLRQAHTLVDIAGAASLPRVDAGLRGTRTGTSGNRPAATAGTQASASVQNDFVLSAAVSYELDLFGRQRQEQQAALAFEQQAQADQLNAQLVLSADLAAFYFTLRSLDAEIAVVEQGLQVQSRAADLLAARHEGGAASGLDRAQQQAQLDATRTQLTLLRKQRGQLEHALATLVGTPASQFTLPVAALPAGVPGLPVALPSEVLQRRPDIAAAERAVAVANAQLGLAKAAWFPSLSLSASGGWEAKSIASLIDAPSLLWALGGSLTQAVFDGGRLRAREEQAGAGQELAAASYRQVVLRALQEVEDGLLALNALASAQAQSQAASASAQRVLDIAQDRYAGGLSTYLDVVTAQQNVLTNQRLSSQLRGQQLQATAYLVKALGGGWQL; encoded by the coding sequence GTGGGGAGAGGACACCGCGGGCGCCAGCGCCGTCAAGGCCGCTGGCGCCTGCGTCTGTCTTTGGCGGGTTTGACAAGCCTGGCGGCACTGGCTCTGGCGGCCTGCGGCAGCGTCGTGCCGCCGCCGGTGGCGCTGGGCGAGGCGCCGCCCGCATGGCAGACGCCCGCCGATCTGGCGTCAGCGCAGGGCGCCGCGCCCTGGCGATTGGCCCAGCCGGGCGATGGCCTCGACAAGGGCGCGTGGTGGCGCCTGTTCAATGACCCCGGCCTGGACGCCCTGCAGCAGCAAGCCCGCCAGGCCAGCCCGAGCCTGCAGGTGGCCGCCGCCCGTCTGCGCCAGGCCCATACCCTGGTGGACATCGCCGGGGCGGCCAGCCTGCCCCGCGTCGATGCCGGCCTGCGCGGCACGCGCACCGGCACCTCCGGCAACCGGCCCGCAGCCACGGCGGGCACCCAGGCCAGCGCGTCCGTGCAGAACGATTTCGTGCTCAGCGCCGCCGTCAGCTACGAGCTGGACCTGTTCGGGCGCCAGCGCCAGGAGCAGCAGGCCGCGCTGGCTTTCGAGCAGCAGGCGCAAGCGGACCAGCTGAACGCGCAACTGGTGCTCAGCGCCGATCTGGCGGCGTTTTATTTCACGCTGCGCTCGCTCGATGCCGAAATCGCGGTGGTGGAGCAGGGCCTGCAAGTCCAGAGCCGCGCCGCTGATTTACTCGCAGCGCGCCACGAGGGCGGCGCCGCCTCCGGCCTGGACCGGGCGCAGCAGCAGGCCCAGCTCGACGCCACGCGCACGCAGCTAACTTTATTGCGCAAACAGCGCGGGCAGCTGGAACATGCGCTGGCCACGCTGGTCGGTACGCCGGCCAGTCAGTTCACGCTGCCGGTGGCTGCTTTACCCGCAGGCGTTCCCGGCCTGCCGGTGGCCCTGCCGTCCGAGGTGCTGCAGCGCCGGCCCGACATCGCCGCGGCCGAGCGCGCCGTGGCCGTGGCCAATGCCCAACTCGGCCTGGCCAAAGCAGCCTGGTTTCCCAGCCTGAGCCTGAGCGCCTCGGGCGGCTGGGAAGCGAAAAGCATCGCCAGCCTGATCGACGCGCCCAGCCTGCTGTGGGCGCTGGGCGGCAGCCTGACGCAGGCCGTGTTCGACGGCGGGCGCCTGCGCGCCAGAGAGGAGCAGGCTGGAGCCGGCCAGGAACTGGCCGCAGCCAGCTACCGCCAGGTGGTGCTGCGCGCGCTGCAGGAGGTGGAGGACGGCCTGCTGGCGCTCAACGCCCTGGCCAGCGCCCAGGCCCAGTCCCAGGCCGCCAGCGCCAGCGCCCAGCGGGTGCTGGACATCGCGCAGGACCGCTACGCCGGGGGCCTCTCGACCTACCTGGACGTGGTCACCGCCCAGCAGAACGTGCTGACCAATCAGCGCCTGTCCAGCCAGCTGCGCGGCCAGCAGCTGCAGGCCACGGCCTACCTGGTCAAGGCGCTGGGGGGCGGCTGGCAGCTTTGA